In Saccharomyces paradoxus chromosome IV, complete sequence, the DNA window TGAATATGTTACGGAAGGtaattttgatgaaaacgATGACGAAACTGGAAAAtacaatattgaaaagcTTTTGGAACCAGGAGATTTAGACAATTATTCCTATATGGGCTATCCAAACTTCTTTTCTAGCAGTGCAAATGGGAAAAAGAGTCAGACCTTTGATCAAGGTGAAATGAGTAGGGAGTTTGAACAAAACTTGCAAATAAATGATTAATTTCAGACActagattttttttttttttattatgtaTATAGTTAACATGTATAAAGGAATAGCGGGTTCTCTCTAATAATATAACATAACATTTCATTTCAATTCGTActaaataattttttatataaaatatacataAGAGATTTATATAGAGgaaaaacgaaaacaaaCTAAATAAAGCGGTTGAGAAAAGATGAATTCATGCCACAAGAGCACACAAAGCTGCACCAACACCGGACCCATCTTTGGCTAGACGCAAATGGATCTTACGTTCACCCTCAGTGCCAATTGGACTTAATGCCAAAGCATGTCTTAGCATGGACCTGAACCCAGGGTAGTATTCAATGACATAACCATCGAAGCCGATTTCTACTTCACCGTGATATCTTTTGTTCAAAGCGTTCGTCTTGATTAGGATAGCGGCAATCGGAACGGCTGCCAAATATGCAGATCTTCTTGTAATTGAACGgaccaaattttgaatcgCTTTACGTTCTTCAAAAGTGGTCGGTAGCCTTAAACTTTGCAAGAACGACAATTCGGTTTCACGCAAGTTTGTCGAATCGTCGATTTCGATCCTGGAGAGAACTTCGCTACACAATTGGAAAGGAGTCTTTAAACGATGAGGTAACTGATCGTAATTACGGTACTGCCCCAATATTAAGCCCCTTGCATGTAAGTCCACCAAGATGTTTCTCAACAGCTCCCCCAAATACATGCCggaaattcttttttcaaatagaTGGTAACCTGGATTTGGagagaatttttgatcGATATCGATGTCATACTTTGTAGCAGATAAATGTTTCAATTCATTATCGAAGGAACCCCATTCAATGTTAATGCACATTTGAGTCTTTCCTTCATGCAGCAGTCTTGTTCTCAGTTCATCTGGTAACTTCTTgatgttttcaatatcctCCATATAGCAACCGTTAGTACCGGTACCAAAGATACAACCAATGACAGGCTCGCTGATCTCACCAGCACTCGAGGGACGGGCGCCTGAGGTGTAGCAGTGCGATAAGAAAGTGCCAACCGTGTCATTGGTCAAAGCCACCACATTGATCATGGAGAGCCCCTGGATGTCTAGTTGTTCTTGGTACAATCTCACTACATCCTTGCCGACCGTgtcttcaattttgaaGCTTTTGGTCCATCTGATTAAAGTACCGGAACTCAAAGAAGTTTGGTCAATCGGATAGGAGAAGGTGAACCCCATTTTCAAAGGTTTTATGTTCTCTCCCGTGGACTTCAACAACTCAGGATGGTGCTTTCTAACAAAAGCCCTTGTACGACGGCCCAAGTAGCTAAACAGCTCTTCGCTGGTGACATCCTTATCATTGAGATACTCTTCTGGAATCTTAGATTTCAATTGCTGCATATCAAAAGTTCCGTCACCATTCAAAGTCACAGAACACACTCTGAAGTGAGTCCCACCCAAATCTGCAGCCAGCAAAACACCACGTTCTGTCCCATTGGGCAAACTGGTTACATATGTTGGGATCATGGGTAAACCCTTGTCCACCGTCTTTTCTTCGCCTACAGAGGTGTTATTCAACCCCTTTTCCATACATTCGATGAAGTAGGCTGTTAGTTCGTCCAACTTTGCTGCATCGACCTCCAACGAGGAGCAGATCTCGACGACGGCATCCTCCAATGCCTCAGCATTGACTTTatgtaaattttcaaatgacATTTCTATGTATCTATGATTCTATTTCTGTACAATTTTTCCTTGATACACTGATATCTGTCTTTATTTAAGCTTCTTATAAAGTATAAAACGTACAAAAGAACACGAGACAAGACGAGATTTTACACTTACACAGAATCGACTTTATATAATCACGAATACATGTTGCCCCCCTGCACCGCAAGCACAATGGAACTCGACCGACCCGACCTTCTTCCTCTGTCTTCCACACAGACAAACACTATCTCACTCTCACTCTCTCACTCTCCCTTCTGACACACAAAAAAGACTTTCTGGATGCCCCGCGTTTTTTGTCACTTGATTCTTCGAACAAAGGCGCAGGCAACTGCCCCTGAAGGGCCCACCCGAAAGTAGTTGCAACTGCTCGTTGCGAAATCGCTGTTCGTAGTTCCCAGAGTCGCGACGTAGCGTTGTGGTTAACACTGGTGGGACATCCCGCTTAAATCACTTACCGGGCTCTCCTACCGCCTTTGCACCCGGTGACAGCCATTTTAAAGATAGCGTCGGCTGGCTTCCAAATAAAATTCAGGTCGTTTCTATTAAGTTCGTTTCGTTATTTTTCGTCTTCGCCGGCGGACGCGCAAGCCGACGACGAGGTTTAGTTGCATTCCGGCTATCATGGAATAAATGGGCTTGTTGCAATAAGAGCAAGACCAAGAACAAGCGTACCCAGACTGTAATTGCAACTGCGACGGGCACAGCGTGTGGAACTAACtaggaaaataaaaaaggtatAGGAAACGGCATTATGTTTAGAATAGCTAAGAACCTCGTACGGACTTTTGAGCAGAGCGTCCAAGATACCCTGGCACTCTCACAGGATTCGGGCAGTCTGGACGCTTTCTTTCAGTCTATACCACCAAATTTGTTGTCTGCTCAGCTGGAATCACCCGTAGATGCCGTGTCTGAAGGCGTTAAGCACACCAACGTCAATGAGACCCTTTCCGGTCTTCGCATTGTTTGGGTGGACGAGATGCAGTTCCAGCTGCAGTCCTTCTTCGACTATATAGTAGGCTTCAATGATGATCCGGTACCCGTG includes these proteins:
- the EMI2 gene encoding putative glucokinase (similar to YDR516C); translated protein: MSFENLHKVNAEALEDAVVEICSSLEVDAAKLDELTAYFIECMEKGLNNTSVGEEKTVDKGLPMIPTYVTSLPNGTERGVLLAADLGGTHFRVCSVTLNGDGTFDMQQLKSKIPEEYLNDKDVTSEELFSYLGRRTRAFVRKHHPELLKSTGENIKPLKMGFTFSYPIDQTSLSSGTLIRWTKSFKIEDTVGKDVVRLYQEQLDIQGLSMINVVALTNDTVGTFLSHCYTSGARPSSAGEISEPVIGCIFGTGTNGCYMEDIENIKKLPDELRTRLLHEGKTQMCINIEWGSFDNELKHLSATKYDIDIDQKFSPNPGYHLFEKRISGMYLGELLRNILVDLHARGLILGQYRNYDQLPHRLKTPFQLCSEVLSRIEIDDSTNLRETELSFLQSLRLPTTFEERKAIQNLVRSITRRSAYLAAVPIAAILIKTNALNKRYHGEVEIGFDGYVIEYYPGFRSMLRHALALSPIGTEGERKIHLRLAKDGSGVGAALCALVA